A window of Phaseolus vulgaris cultivar G19833 chromosome 4, P. vulgaris v2.0, whole genome shotgun sequence genomic DNA:
TGCGGCCATAAAGTGAGACCAGATTTTGATGGTGCAAGAGACCTAAGATCTCAGATTCTTTCATGAATTGCTTTATGGTCTCTTCTGTCTCATTCTCGTCATGGAAACATTTTATTGCAACCTCTAGCCCATCTTTAAGTTTTCCTGTTACAATGGCATGTCATCAGAACAAAAGGTGTTTACATGGTCAGTTAATCAGAAATAACCATTGACATGACTGTTAAGATGTTTGTTATTGAAGTCAACAAACTTATAACATATTGTGATGTCTGATGAGATGACAATGTAAAACTGTTTTTACTGTCTGTGCATATCCTAACTTCTCTATGCACATTTCTTAGGGAGCTATGATTTAAAGTATGTGGACTAATTAGCCTCTCACCATAGTATACGCTGCCATACCCTCCCTTTCCAAGGCAAGTGCCAAAATTGTTGGTAGCTTCTTCAAGTTCAGCATGGTGGAAGATTTTCAAAGCTGAAATGTATGGATTATAAGACGTTAATAAAACCTCTAATCCTCAGTCTGTAAACACAAAAACACACAGAAGCCAGAAAACCATGAGAGAGGAAAAGGGATATAATATTGTACATTTGGTTGAGTGAGAGTTTGTTCCATATCTCCCTTGCTTTATCAGACTGAGAATCTCTATCACCTGTTCCATGTTTGGTCTCGATTCTTGTGGACATTTCATGCAGAGAACTGCAAGCTCTGCTGTAGCAGTCATCACCTGCTTGATATGAAGGTTTGATTGGAACCCAAGTCTTGGATCAAACAGCTCCACCAaagttttattttcaatttttctacTTAAAAGGGTACCAAAATTATTCTCCTCGTTGAGAGTCCAGTATTTTGCCAGCTTTGATGATAGAAGCTCACACAACACCACTCCAAAGCTATAAACATCAATTTTTACACTAAGCCGGCCTTTTGTCAAATACTCTGGATCTATATAACCACCTGAACCTACTCTATCACTAGTAACATGAATGGTGTCAACAGGAACTCCATCTGGAAGTTTGCATGATAAATGAAGGTTAGCAAGCTTAGCAGAAAAGTTCACATCTAGGAGAATATTGCTGGACTTCACATTGCGGTGGATGATGCCGTAATAGTGAAGATAGTCCAATGCATTTGCAATATCAATGGCTATATCTAATCTTTTAAGCCAAGGTAGTGCAATGTTTTCGTTCCTTTCACTTACAAAATGTGCATCAAGATTTCCATTGGATAGGTGTTCATGCACTAGCAGAGGTTCCTCGTGATGAGAAGTGCACCCGTAAATTGACACAATATTTTTGTGGGGTAAGTAATTTAGGATAACAGTTTCATTGATAAACTGTTGCAATATGTAGCGTTTGTCTTCTTTAAAGCGCTGGACTGTAATCTCGCGTCCATCCTCAAGTGTTCctaaaacaatataaataatcaTAAGAAAATGTTGAGCAAAAACATGAGATATAGTCCTTTAACTGCTTTTCATGTTAATCAAAATTGAAGTTATACATTGATACTTGTTCTGGTCACAGCAAATTGTCAAAAACCCCTCTCTTCAAAACAATGTTTATATTTTGCTTTTCAGATATGGTAGATTTACACTTATTAGTTAGTGGTTATTTGAATGGTGAGAATCTCTTGTTATCATGAGTCTTATCATCTATTGATACTATTATGTATTTAGAAGGTTATGGAACAGTCTCTTACCGTGGTACTGATCGATAAAGCCTTTCTTTCCTACTCCCTTTTCAAGACATTGATCAAAATTATTTGTGGCTTTTGCAATTTCCTTGTAGGGAAAGACTCGCCACTTCAGGCTTCTGTGCTTTGGAAATGTGTCAGAAGATGTGCTAGTGAAGCAGCACTCAAAGAGATCACACCTAAATCTCATGAGGTAATTACCAAGAGTTGC
This region includes:
- the LOC137837986 gene encoding wall-associated receptor kinase 17-like; the encoded protein is MRFRCDLFECCFTSTSSDTFPKHRSLKWRVFPYKEIAKATNNFDQCLEKGVGKKGFIDQYHGTLEDGREITVQRFKEDKRYILQQFINETVILNYLPHKNIVSIYGCTSHHEEPLLVHEHLSNGNLDAHFVSERNENIALPWLKRLDIAIDIANALDYLHYYGIIHRNVKSSNILLDVNFSAKLANLHLSCKLPDGVPVDTIHVTSDRVGSGGYIDPEYLTKGRLSVKIDVYSFGVVLCELLSSKLAKYWTLNEENNFGTLLSRKIENKTLVELFDPRLGFQSNLHIKQVMTATAELAVLCMKCPQESRPNMEQVIEILSLIKQGRYGTNSHSTKSLKIFHHAELEEATNNFGTCLGKGGYGSVYYGKLKDGLEVAIKCFHDENETEETIKQFMKESEILGLLHHQNLVSLYGRTSRHRKKHMLVYEYISNGTLSKHLHESSSVKLPWQTRLNIAIETATALEFLHDSSIIHRDVKGSNILLDENFTVKVADFGFSRSLPDHVTHVTTIPVGTRAYIDPDYYISGRVSNKSDVYSFGVVLFELISSIHPTLVAGTDNETLAQFAKRKILNNELNEIVDPSFLCGSDDNTLEMVTAVAELAFQCVQCPREFRPSIKQVLETLEGIRKGKWGFNQIT